The following are from one region of the Anomaloglossus baeobatrachus isolate aAnoBae1 chromosome 1, aAnoBae1.hap1, whole genome shotgun sequence genome:
- the SMIM14 gene encoding small integral membrane protein 14 isoform X1, with translation MADGNFDPCECICSHDYAMRRLINLLRQSQSYCTDTECLQELPGPNSSSDGGISIAMIAMAWLVIGLTLYLLRPRSLRGSRATGKPTTPHNDRSHEPPAPPVD, from the exons ATGGCGGACGGCAACTTTGATCCCTGCGAGTGCATTTGCTCCCATGACTATGCAATGCGAAGACTGATAAATTTG CTAAGGCAGTCTCAGTCTTACTGCACGGACACCGAATGCTTACAAGAAT TACCAGGACCCAATTCTTCTAGTGATGGAGGTATAAGTATTGCAATGATCGCCATGGCCTGGCTTGTCATCGGTTTGACTTTATACCTGCTGAGACCCAGAAGTCTTCGAGGATCAAGAGCAACTGGAAAACCCACTACACCACATAAT GATCGCAGCCATGAACCCCCCGCTCCGCCGGTAgactaa